The proteins below come from a single Cloacibacillus sp. genomic window:
- a CDS encoding MATE family efflux transporter gives MFHTKNYRELNRLFFMFVIPAVSSQLLSGIYTIVDGYFVGWGIGQDGLAAIGLSFPFSVIVTAIGAGIGVGGGALIAISMGRGREALAQRILGSMVFLMIAASAASSLLLTPLAEYLLAFYKVSPDIAEMARYYAWILIISSPAQVVTMAMLGAVRNDGFPRKAMAIMIAAFGTNIVLDWLWVIVFPFGIAGAAWATVASQAVSALLLFAHFLLGMSRVRLRPRLVRLWRPLARRIAVMGISPFGVQIATAVTMILYNWQALAYGGDIGVAAYAVVGYIVPVGVMLEEGVAEGIQPLISYYHGANLRARRRLTARLGFTVAVFVGLVCSLLLLASDKIVPAFFSMHGEAASVAARGLFLSVPVFPFLGLAKVGASYYQAVGRSDMASVLTYGDPFILQPLFLWTLPLFLALDGVWLAMFFTNMTLAAIFVIMWRRGSGSRRMPLTGGGLMGIL, from the coding sequence ATGTTCCATACAAAAAATTACCGGGAGCTTAACCGGCTCTTTTTTATGTTTGTGATACCGGCGGTGAGCTCGCAGCTTCTGAGCGGCATCTACACTATCGTCGACGGTTATTTCGTCGGCTGGGGTATAGGTCAGGACGGTCTCGCGGCGATCGGCCTCTCCTTTCCATTTTCCGTGATCGTGACGGCGATCGGCGCCGGTATCGGCGTCGGAGGGGGCGCCCTCATCGCCATCAGCATGGGGCGCGGTAGGGAGGCGCTCGCGCAGCGCATCCTCGGCTCGATGGTGTTTTTGATGATCGCCGCCTCTGCCGCTTCGAGTCTGCTGCTCACGCCGCTGGCGGAATATCTGCTCGCTTTCTATAAGGTCTCTCCCGATATCGCGGAGATGGCGCGCTATTACGCGTGGATACTGATCATATCCTCCCCAGCGCAGGTCGTAACGATGGCGATGCTCGGCGCGGTGCGCAACGACGGCTTTCCGCGCAAGGCGATGGCGATTATGATCGCGGCCTTTGGCACGAATATCGTGCTCGACTGGCTGTGGGTGATCGTCTTCCCCTTCGGCATCGCGGGCGCGGCCTGGGCCACGGTAGCATCGCAGGCGGTGTCCGCCCTCCTGCTCTTCGCGCATTTTCTGCTGGGTATGTCGAGGGTCAGGCTGCGCCCGCGCTTGGTACGCCTATGGCGGCCGCTGGCCCGCCGTATCGCCGTCATGGGGATATCGCCCTTCGGCGTGCAGATCGCGACGGCGGTGACGATGATCCTCTATAACTGGCAGGCTCTCGCCTACGGCGGGGATATCGGCGTCGCCGCCTACGCGGTGGTCGGCTATATCGTACCCGTGGGCGTGATGCTCGAGGAGGGGGTCGCCGAGGGCATCCAGCCGCTGATAAGCTATTACCACGGCGCTAACCTCCGCGCCCGCCGCCGGCTTACGGCGCGGCTTGGTTTTACCGTGGCTGTTTTTGTGGGGCTCGTCTGCTCGCTGCTTCTCCTCGCCAGCGACAAAATTGTTCCGGCATTTTTCTCGATGCACGGAGAGGCCGCCTCCGTGGCCGCACGTGGTCTCTTTCTCTCGGTCCCCGTCTTTCCATTTCTCGGCCTTGCGAAGGTCGGGGCCTCCTATTATCAGGCGGTCGGACGCAGTGACATGGCTTCGGTGCTGACCTATGGCGACCCCTTTATCCTGCAGCCGCTCTTTCTCTGGACGCTGCCGCTGTTTCTCGCGCTTGACGGCGTATGGCTCGCGATGTTTTTTACGAATATGACCCTTGCGGCGATCTTCGTTATAATGTGGAGGCGGGGAAGCGGCAGCCGGCGGATGCCGCTGACCGGCGGCGGCCTTATGGGCATTTTATAG
- a CDS encoding MarR family transcriptional regulator — MEEKNLKTILEVSDLMRRYDQVYSRWAESRGFSTNAMSLMEELHLRPEGMEPAVIADYLGVPRQTMTSTLDSLERRGIIERRAHATDRRRKVIRFTAAGREIADSLINELHRWMMAALVPVEPRELERTLSEVRAFCLRLESAVSSNTEEKRSPCN; from the coding sequence ATGGAAGAAAAAAATCTCAAGACGATATTGGAAGTTTCCGACCTGATGCGGCGCTACGATCAGGTCTATTCACGCTGGGCGGAGAGCCGTGGTTTTTCCACTAACGCGATGTCGCTGATGGAGGAGCTGCACTTACGCCCTGAGGGTATGGAGCCGGCGGTGATCGCCGACTATCTCGGCGTGCCGCGCCAGACGATGACCTCGACGCTTGACAGCCTCGAAAGACGGGGCATAATAGAGCGTCGGGCGCACGCAACGGACCGCCGCCGTAAGGTGATAAGGTTTACCGCTGCAGGGCGGGAGATCGCCGATTCGCTGATAAATGAACTCCACCGCTGGATGATGGCGGCGCTTGTGCCGGTGGAGCCTCGGGAGTTGGAACGAACGCTCTCCGAGGTTAGGGCTTTTTGCTTACGGCTAGAGTCTGCTGTTAGCAGTAATACGGAAGAAAAGCGCTCTCCGTGCAATTAA
- a CDS encoding NCS2 family permease → MNTWFEKQFKLSEHGTDVRTEILAGITTFMTMAYIIFVNPGILSATGMPFGALLVATCLGASLATFLMAFLANYPFALAPGMGLNAFFTFTVVLGMKIPWQVALAAIFVEGVIFILLTCTKVREEVVNSIPKTLKIGVSAGIGIFITFIGLQSAGLIVANQAVLVGLSPLRGNVGGLLALAGLLLMITLETRKVTGGILIGIIAVTLAGIPLGITKMPEGIISMPPSLSPIFMKMDFSMIASPAFWVIVFTFFFVDFFDTMGTLVGVSNRAGMLDKDGRLPKASQALMADAVGTTAGAVLGTSTVTTFVESASGVEQGGRTGLTALTVAVLFLLATLFSPLIAIVPACATAPALIMVGGYMMMGFKDMDFSDWTEFFPAIIAFFMMPFAYSIAAGIEFGIVSYVALKLLMGRGRDVNWLLYALTVLFILNRAFL, encoded by the coding sequence ATGAACACCTGGTTTGAGAAACAGTTTAAGCTTTCCGAGCACGGCACCGACGTACGCACTGAGATTCTTGCGGGTATCACGACATTTATGACGATGGCTTATATCATTTTTGTAAACCCCGGGATTCTCTCCGCGACCGGTATGCCCTTTGGAGCGCTTCTCGTCGCTACCTGTCTCGGCGCGTCGCTGGCCACCTTTCTGATGGCCTTTCTTGCCAATTATCCTTTCGCGCTGGCTCCCGGTATGGGACTCAACGCCTTCTTCACCTTCACCGTAGTGCTGGGGATGAAGATTCCCTGGCAGGTGGCGCTCGCCGCGATCTTTGTCGAGGGTGTCATCTTTATCCTGCTCACATGCACCAAGGTGCGCGAAGAGGTGGTAAATTCGATTCCGAAGACGCTCAAGATCGGCGTCTCAGCCGGTATCGGAATTTTTATCACCTTCATCGGGCTCCAGAGCGCGGGGCTGATTGTCGCCAATCAGGCGGTCCTCGTCGGGCTCTCGCCGCTGCGCGGTAATGTCGGCGGCCTGCTGGCACTTGCGGGGCTTCTGCTGATGATCACGCTTGAAACACGCAAGGTCACGGGCGGTATTCTTATCGGTATCATTGCCGTGACGCTCGCCGGTATCCCGTTGGGCATTACGAAGATGCCGGAGGGGATCATCTCGATGCCGCCGTCGCTGTCGCCGATCTTTATGAAGATGGATTTCTCAATGATCGCCAGCCCCGCTTTTTGGGTGATCGTCTTTACGTTCTTCTTTGTGGACTTTTTCGATACGATGGGCACGCTCGTCGGCGTCTCCAACCGCGCAGGTATGCTTGATAAGGACGGACGCCTGCCTAAGGCGAGCCAGGCGTTGATGGCCGACGCGGTCGGTACGACGGCGGGCGCGGTACTCGGCACCTCGACGGTGACGACCTTTGTTGAGAGCGCCAGCGGCGTGGAGCAGGGCGGCCGCACGGGGCTGACGGCGCTTACGGTAGCCGTGCTCTTCCTCCTCGCGACCCTTTTCAGCCCACTGATCGCGATAGTCCCCGCCTGCGCCACCGCTCCGGCGCTGATAATGGTCGGCGGCTACATGATGATGGGATTCAAGGATATGGATTTCAGCGACTGGACGGAGTTCTTCCCCGCGATCATCGCCTTTTTCATGATGCCCTTCGCCTACAGCATCGCGGCGGGTATCGAGTTCGGCATCGTCTCTTATGTCGCGCTGAAGCTGCTCATGGGCCGCGGCAGGGATGTAAACTGGCTGCTCTACGCGCTTACGGTGCTCTTCATCCTTAACAGGGCGTTTCTGTAG
- a CDS encoding VOC family protein — translation MNFTFNHFNFNVLDLGRSLAFYEKALGLKEAHRKERENFTLVYLTDGVTSFELELTYLFDRKEPYDLGEVEFHLAMQVKDFEAAHKLHAEMGCICYENSDMGIYFIEDPDGYWIEIVPER, via the coding sequence ATGAATTTTACCTTCAACCATTTTAACTTCAACGTCCTTGATCTTGGCCGGAGCCTCGCCTTTTACGAAAAGGCGCTGGGCCTCAAGGAGGCGCATCGTAAGGAACGCGAGAATTTTACGCTAGTCTATCTTACCGACGGCGTGACCTCCTTTGAATTGGAGCTCACCTATCTCTTTGACCGCAAAGAGCCATATGACCTTGGCGAAGTGGAATTCCATCTCGCGATGCAGGTGAAAGACTTTGAGGCGGCGCATAAACTTCACGCGGAGATGGGCTGCATCTGTTATGAGAACAGCGATATGGGGATCTATTTTATCGAAGATCCAGACGGATACTGGATCGAAATAGTGCCGGAGAGATAA
- a CDS encoding sodium:alanine symporter family protein, with the protein MDQLTVLVSKANSFIWGLYCLIPLLCGTGLYFTLKLNFVQIRKFAMAFKYTFGQLTLFGKRADKDGMSSFQALATAIAAQVGTGNLAGAATAIAIGGPGAIFWMWIAAFFGMATIFAEAVLAQVYKEKMPDGSVVGGPAYYISRGLKNKGLAVFFSVAIIMALGFIGNMVQSNSIADAFNNAFGVNRLLIGVLVAAAGGFVFFGGMGRIAAITEKIVPIMAAGYLLGGLYILITHASHILPAFGMVFEGAFNPAAATGGLIGATMKEAIRYGVARGLFSNEAGMGSTPHAHAVAKVKEPAEQGFVAIMGVFVDTFLVLNMTAFVIFVTGAIDGKTSGIALTQNAFSMGLGSFGLPFVAICMLFFAFSTIIGWYFFGEQNVKFLFGNKALTPYRIVVMAFVILGSTLKLDLVWELADFFNGIMVFPNLIALIGLSKVVSEALNHFDDQGRLKPNAK; encoded by the coding sequence ATGGATCAGTTAACGGTACTGGTGTCAAAGGCCAATAGTTTTATTTGGGGCCTTTATTGTCTTATTCCGCTTCTCTGCGGCACGGGGCTCTACTTTACGCTGAAGCTGAATTTCGTCCAGATACGCAAATTTGCCATGGCTTTCAAGTATACCTTTGGACAGCTGACCCTTTTCGGCAAGCGCGCCGACAAAGACGGCATGAGCTCTTTCCAAGCCCTTGCGACGGCGATAGCCGCGCAGGTCGGTACGGGAAACCTCGCCGGAGCGGCGACGGCGATCGCCATCGGCGGCCCTGGAGCAATCTTCTGGATGTGGATCGCGGCCTTCTTCGGCATGGCGACGATCTTCGCGGAAGCGGTGCTCGCGCAGGTCTATAAGGAAAAGATGCCCGACGGCAGCGTTGTCGGCGGCCCGGCGTACTACATCTCACGCGGCCTTAAGAACAAGGGGCTCGCGGTATTCTTCTCGGTGGCGATCATCATGGCCCTCGGCTTCATCGGCAACATGGTGCAGTCGAACTCAATCGCCGACGCCTTTAACAACGCCTTCGGCGTGAACCGCCTTCTCATCGGCGTCCTCGTCGCGGCGGCAGGCGGCTTCGTATTCTTCGGCGGCATGGGCCGTATCGCGGCCATCACTGAAAAGATCGTGCCGATAATGGCGGCCGGTTATCTCCTCGGCGGTCTCTACATTCTCATTACCCACGCCTCGCACATCCTCCCGGCCTTCGGTATGGTATTTGAGGGCGCCTTCAATCCCGCGGCGGCCACCGGCGGTCTCATCGGCGCTACGATGAAGGAAGCCATCCGTTACGGCGTCGCCCGCGGACTCTTCTCCAACGAAGCCGGTATGGGCTCCACGCCGCACGCGCACGCAGTCGCCAAGGTCAAGGAACCTGCCGAGCAGGGTTTCGTCGCCATCATGGGAGTATTTGTAGATACCTTCCTCGTCCTCAACATGACGGCCTTCGTAATCTTTGTGACCGGCGCTATCGACGGCAAGACAAGCGGCATCGCGCTTACACAGAACGCCTTCTCAATGGGACTCGGCTCTTTCGGCCTGCCCTTCGTCGCGATATGCATGCTCTTCTTCGCCTTCTCGACGATCATTGGCTGGTACTTCTTCGGCGAGCAGAACGTGAAGTTCCTCTTTGGCAATAAGGCGCTTACGCCCTACCGCATCGTGGTAATGGCCTTCGTCATCCTCGGTTCCACGCTCAAGCTTGATCTTGTTTGGGAGCTTGCCGACTTCTTCAACGGCATAATGGTATTCCCGAACCTTATCGCGCTCATCGGCCTCAGCAAGGTTGTGAGCGAGGCGCTCAACCACTTTGACGATCAGGGACGTCTCAAGCCGAACGCGAAATAA
- the abc-f gene encoding ribosomal protection-like ABC-F family protein, which translates to MSLIKVTDLTFGYAGAANIFENASFNIDTDWKLGLTGRNGRGKTTFLKLLLGCYEYGGTIAANVTFEYFPYDIAYEDTEAAAVLRSAAGSCPEWRIAKEMNILGLPATLLGRSFQSLSNGERTKILLAALFLRENSFLLIDEPTNHLDAGGRALVGEYLNKKSGFILVSHDRALLDGCVDHILSINRSSIEVTRGNFSSWQRAAALRERGELAENERLKREMARLESASRRASEWSERVEKSKRGAKISGVKADKGYIGHKAAKIMKRSKNLEGRQRAAIEEKSKLLRDIEWEEPLKMLPLRYHSELLAEAAELSISYGGNTVCAGVCFTVMRGDRVALRGGNGSGKTSIIRLLRGEDLSYRGRLKVGASLKISSVYQDLSALRGSLREYAARLGVDESIFKANLRKLELPRALFERDISTFSEGQRKKVAIAGSLSEQAHLYLWDEPLNYIDVVSRMQIEALLKECAPTLLFVEHDAAFCANVATKAVEL; encoded by the coding sequence ATGTCTTTAATTAAAGTTACTGATCTTACATTTGGCTATGCGGGCGCGGCGAATATCTTTGAGAATGCCAGCTTCAATATTGATACGGACTGGAAGCTGGGATTAACCGGGAGGAACGGGCGCGGCAAGACGACCTTTCTGAAGCTGCTGCTCGGCTGTTATGAATATGGCGGAACGATCGCCGCGAATGTAACCTTCGAGTATTTCCCCTATGATATTGCCTACGAAGATACGGAGGCCGCCGCGGTGCTTCGCTCCGCCGCCGGCAGCTGTCCGGAGTGGCGGATAGCGAAAGAGATGAATATTCTCGGCCTGCCCGCCACCCTCCTGGGGCGTTCCTTCCAAAGTCTCTCAAATGGCGAACGGACGAAGATTTTACTCGCGGCGCTATTCCTGCGGGAAAACAGCTTTCTGCTGATAGACGAACCGACAAATCATCTAGACGCCGGGGGCAGGGCGCTTGTGGGTGAATATCTCAATAAAAAGAGCGGCTTCATCCTGGTCTCTCACGACCGCGCCCTGCTTGACGGCTGCGTGGACCATATTCTCTCCATCAATAGAAGCTCCATCGAGGTGACGCGGGGGAACTTTTCCTCGTGGCAGCGGGCGGCGGCGCTGCGGGAACGCGGCGAGCTGGCGGAAAACGAGCGGCTGAAAAGAGAAATGGCGCGTCTTGAGTCGGCCTCGCGGCGCGCCTCAGAATGGTCTGAACGGGTGGAGAAGAGCAAGCGGGGTGCAAAAATTTCCGGCGTCAAGGCCGACAAGGGGTATATCGGCCATAAGGCGGCCAAGATAATGAAGCGCTCAAAGAACCTGGAAGGCAGGCAGAGGGCGGCGATCGAGGAAAAGTCGAAGCTGCTGCGTGATATTGAATGGGAGGAGCCGCTTAAGATGCTGCCGCTGCGTTATCACTCCGAGTTATTGGCGGAGGCGGCGGAGTTGAGTATCTCTTACGGGGGGAATACCGTCTGCGCTGGTGTTTGCTTTACCGTCATGAGGGGCGACAGGGTGGCGCTGCGCGGCGGAAACGGATCGGGAAAGACGAGCATTATCCGTCTGCTTCGCGGCGAAGATCTCTCATATCGTGGACGTCTCAAGGTGGGCGCTTCGCTGAAGATATCCTCCGTATACCAGGATCTGTCAGCTTTACGCGGCAGCCTCAGGGAGTATGCCGCGCGGCTTGGCGTTGACGAGAGTATTTTTAAGGCGAATCTCCGCAAGCTGGAACTTCCGAGGGCGCTTTTTGAGAGGGATATCAGCACCTTCAGCGAGGGGCAGAGGAAGAAGGTGGCGATCGCCGGCAGCCTCAGCGAACAGGCGCATCTCTACCTGTGGGACGAACCGCTCAATTATATCGACGTCGTTTCGCGGATGCAGATAGAGGCGTTGTTGAAGGAGTGCGCGCCGACACTGCTCTTCGTGGAACATGACGCCGCCTTCTGCGCCAATGTCGCGACAAAGGCCGTGGAACTTTAG
- a CDS encoding homoserine dehydrogenase, giving the protein MINNIALTGCGNVGTALLEILHEKKAELKEKYGFEYKVVLISDLMKGVVLDPEGLDLEKILDELHSRHNFGALAQAAGHFDELLDQSGTTVLAECTPTNLKTGEPGLSHLRAALSRGISVTTTNKGPIAVAFDELCKLAEDCGAKLSYEGVVMSGTPLIDMMKNGIAGCSVLGLEGILNGTTNFILTKMGEGATYADALAEATALGYAEADPSGDVESWDAAVKVVILAKILFGKEIDVKEVTRIGITQVTPQQIDEARRNGFTIKLVAGIRFDSFGMHPYVMPKEIAATHPLAAINGATNAITVNTDNLGDITLVGPGAGRRETGQALLSDMIRMSK; this is encoded by the coding sequence ATGATAAATAACATCGCACTGACCGGATGCGGCAATGTCGGAACCGCGCTCCTGGAGATACTGCATGAGAAAAAAGCCGAACTTAAGGAAAAATATGGCTTTGAATATAAGGTAGTCCTCATCAGCGACCTTATGAAGGGCGTCGTCTTGGACCCTGAGGGACTGGACCTTGAGAAGATCCTTGACGAACTTCATAGCAGGCACAACTTCGGGGCGCTCGCGCAGGCGGCGGGCCATTTTGACGAATTGCTGGACCAGTCCGGCACGACGGTGCTAGCCGAATGCACCCCTACCAACCTCAAGACTGGCGAGCCAGGCCTCTCCCATCTCAGGGCGGCGCTCTCGCGCGGCATCAGCGTCACCACAACGAACAAAGGGCCGATCGCGGTGGCCTTCGATGAGCTCTGCAAACTTGCGGAGGATTGCGGCGCGAAGCTTAGCTACGAGGGCGTGGTCATGAGCGGAACGCCGCTCATCGATATGATGAAGAACGGCATCGCGGGCTGCAGCGTGCTGGGCCTTGAGGGAATCCTCAACGGTACGACTAACTTTATCCTCACAAAGATGGGCGAAGGCGCCACCTACGCCGACGCGCTCGCGGAGGCGACGGCGCTCGGATACGCGGAGGCTGATCCCTCCGGCGACGTCGAGAGCTGGGATGCGGCTGTAAAGGTGGTTATCCTCGCGAAGATACTTTTCGGCAAGGAGATCGACGTGAAAGAGGTTACACGCATCGGTATCACGCAGGTGACTCCGCAGCAGATCGACGAGGCGCGGCGCAACGGCTTCACAATAAAACTCGTCGCCGGCATCAGGTTCGACAGCTTCGGCATGCACCCCTACGTGATGCCGAAGGAGATCGCCGCGACCCATCCGCTGGCGGCGATAAACGGCGCGACAAACGCGATCACGGTAAACACAGACAACCTAGGAGATATTACTTTGGTCGGCCCCGGCGCCGGACGCCGCGAAACCGGACAGGCGCTTCTCTCCGACATGATAAGGATGAGCAAATAA
- a CDS encoding V-type ATP synthase subunit B, with translation MAQPEYIGVKDIEGPFILVENVSGVGYGELVDIRDSRGMRRHGQVKSLSEKATLVQVFTGTEELVPNTTKVRFLGKPLEVHLSKYMLGRTFNGLGEPRDGCGEIYGGRRVNINGLPLNPMARQYPRDFIHTGISAIDTLTTLIRGQKLPIFSGNGLPHNQLAVQIATQAKVVGSEEFAVVFAGIGVKHDDAAYFMQELSTRGHSNNIVTFLNLADDPVIERIATPRMALSTAEYLAYELGMHVLVIMTDMTSYCEALRELGVAAGEVPSRKGYPAYLYSDLASLYERTGVVRGRDGSVTQIPILTMPNDDITHPIPDLTGFITEGQIVLSRELDAKNIYPPIDILTSLSRLMKDGISKGYTREDHPSVASQLFASYSRVQEVRSLAGVVGEDELSKTDKSFLAFGRIFEDRFLKQGKEEDREIGYSLDMAWEILGELPAGELTRVSLADIKEHIKKKDQ, from the coding sequence ATGGCGCAGCCCGAATACATAGGCGTAAAAGACATAGAGGGTCCCTTTATCCTCGTTGAGAATGTAAGCGGCGTCGGTTACGGTGAGCTTGTCGACATCCGCGACAGCAGGGGCATGCGCCGCCATGGACAGGTAAAGTCGCTGAGCGAAAAGGCGACGCTTGTACAGGTGTTCACAGGGACGGAAGAGCTCGTGCCGAACACCACTAAGGTTCGTTTCCTTGGCAAACCGCTTGAGGTCCACCTGTCAAAATATATGCTCGGACGCACCTTCAACGGTCTGGGCGAGCCGCGCGACGGCTGTGGTGAGATTTATGGAGGCAGGCGCGTCAACATCAACGGCCTGCCGCTGAACCCGATGGCGCGCCAGTACCCGCGCGATTTCATCCACACCGGCATCTCGGCGATTGACACGCTGACGACGCTGATCCGCGGACAGAAGCTGCCGATATTCTCCGGCAACGGCCTGCCGCATAACCAGCTCGCCGTACAGATAGCGACGCAGGCGAAGGTCGTGGGCTCCGAAGAGTTTGCCGTCGTCTTCGCCGGAATCGGCGTCAAGCACGACGATGCGGCCTACTTCATGCAGGAGCTGTCGACACGCGGCCACTCCAACAACATCGTCACATTCCTGAACCTCGCTGACGACCCCGTGATCGAGCGAATCGCCACGCCGCGCATGGCGCTTTCGACGGCGGAATACCTCGCCTACGAGCTTGGAATGCACGTCCTCGTCATTATGACGGATATGACGAGCTACTGCGAAGCGCTGCGTGAACTCGGCGTCGCCGCGGGAGAGGTGCCTAGCCGCAAGGGATACCCCGCTTACCTATACAGCGACCTCGCCTCGCTCTACGAGCGCACGGGAGTCGTTCGCGGACGCGACGGCAGCGTCACACAGATACCGATCCTTACGATGCCCAACGACGACATCACGCACCCGATCCCTGACCTTACGGGCTTCATCACCGAAGGGCAGATAGTTCTTTCGCGCGAACTCGACGCGAAGAACATCTACCCGCCGATAGACATCCTCACCAGCCTCTCGCGGTTGATGAAGGACGGTATCAGCAAAGGCTACACGCGTGAGGACCATCCGAGTGTCGCCAGCCAGCTCTTCGCCTCCTACAGCAGAGTGCAGGAGGTCCGCTCGCTCGCGGGCGTCGTCGGTGAGGATGAACTTTCAAAGACCGATAAATCATTCCTCGCCTTCGGCCGTATCTTTGAGGACCGCTTCCTCAAACAGGGCAAAGAGGAGGACCGTGAGATCGGCTACTCGCTTGACATGGCCTGGGAGATACTCGGAGAACTGCCTGCCGGAGAGCTGACGCGCGTCAGTCTCGCGGATATCAAGGAACATATAAAGAAAAAAGACCAGTAA